One Cyprinus carpio isolate SPL01 chromosome B25, ASM1834038v1, whole genome shotgun sequence genomic region harbors:
- the ppp1r3ab gene encoding uncharacterized protein ppp1r3ab → MESVGVLCSPTGASSNLLSLPASCPWDEDEESLGLEGIKPKSSPVPRRRGSASSDDSLPPPSSSRRVSFADAFGLSLVSVKQFDSWGVTDPSGSLEYDLNEDKEYYMVPLFNLPQTSEELALRVNEQKLELESLELLSGTTTLRGIVRVLNISFDKMLYVRTSLDSWKSHFDLLAEYVPGSNNGGTDCFSFKLTLVPPFGEEGARVDFCLRYETSLGTFWANNNEKNYCVFCCEKMKEKPQDESENRRKSCLKTTSLNVSASTVSATNNEEFPDINLNSGSLKENSEKLESKELVEEMNRNRSRRSKRKAARLAKVKEHFAKREEEQKQGTKTKESEGIADTSMQEHSSLLKKTPCSSLSQQTAQAPACNQISPYPAEYSGDSTDIVNQAITQDEEDNIINSKTNLSTANTNLPLEDSISCDESIACLASEVLEDIQQSECITDQTVSINQADPVCQNPDLSNSKNVEKAWKEFEKDAKQRIKSLALSSHEDMNISDGKPKEDASLKTNSEPQLCSHGFTFGTIVAPLYHQVFKNMETERKKLFPKALDRSFRKLEDESRRAVTAPETTDIWPESCISTKQTVDDINVGICKESTEQNSQLTVNPTKKPLLEPDESKHVKNTEASYNQNDCTSSIGEHPRDVTFTETNPTKVTSRQPDPPLGEVSTVCTLTVTLALTECSIQDDPCQSLENLFPQQGPELTNQTIESATDSLPEQIHPSSPTAVLETSSCLDDQRACIKTEKSQNQEDPTIIHTKEENISEQAEYSINTSCFLAQGPEDPTRSTLSYSEPDCCEMRSSIENLKEPSHLAIAKAMPIEPYTQLENTHMSNTLESYQMNEKEEQILMGFSTQTSETESSNIIHFEAEHNTSVIKEMEEIHKMKNAESLEEQEGNGNRIKQMEKQKQDNKEKDQEPEEQDGAEEKHESNGGINSIEDELKYIDDEEDLDAMASEKEEKQQADEDDLLSLEQDSEEQKQIISTSTVESLPHRIDLKDTEYSEKEHIHVNLGLEICEETAASWRESSQKSDMELSGSMQAMENDWNRFEFIDKEENVSYEGMKSDWKTLDDVNNMLENMESLAKDRDLENIEDNTSTESQTDDEMELYLNSLKNSQQSVFRESAMSGSYCKRPSLSRGRPLAMPSISESMDEDQLNSSLEDSTNMEYNMDLERATLPLVDGNEHVIGCNVLWWKEFLSYDNMLRVTGYTFLLVVFLVAAYYYDFIACFALYIITVYWLFRQGEEEPLKTSRKGERGLQ, encoded by the exons ATGGAGTCTGTGGGAGTGCTATGCAGCCCCACTGGGGCCAGCTCCAACCTACTGAGCTTGCCGGCATCCTGCCCCTGGGATGAGGATGAGGAGTCACTGGGTCTGGAAGGAATCAAGCCCAAATCTTCACCTGTGCCGAGACGACGGGGTTCAGCGTCCTCCGATGACTCCCTGCCTCCCCCTTCCAGCAGCCGAAGAGTGTCCTTTGCTGATGCCTTCGGTTTGAGTCTCGTCTCAGTGAAACAGTTTGATTCTTGGGGAGTAACTGACCCATCAGGCTCTCTGGAGTATGACTTGAATGAAGATAAGGAGTATTACATGGTTCCTCTCTTCAATCTTCCACAGACCTCTGAGGAACTAGCCTTGCGGGTTAACGAGCAGAAGCTAGAACTGGAGAGTTTGGAGTTGCTTTCTGGGACCACCACCCTAAGGGGAATCGTTCGTGTGCTGAATATTAGTTTTGATAAGATGCTCTATGTACGTACCTCTTTAGATTCATGGAAAAGTCATTTTGATTTGTTGGCAGAGTACGTACCTGGGTCAAACAATGGCGGGACGGATTGTTTCTCCTTCAAACTCACACTAGTACCCCCATTTGGAGAAGAGGGCGCTAGGGTTGACTTCTGTTTGCGATATGAAACATCTTTAGGCACTTTTTGGGCAAACAATAATGAAAAGAActactgtgtgttttgttgtgaaaaaatGAAGGAGAAACCCCAAGACGAGAgtgaaaacagaagaaaaagctgtctgaaaacaacCAG CCTGAATGTCTCTGCTTCGACTGTTTCAGCAACAAACAATGAAGAATTTCCTG ATATAAATCTAAATTCTGGATCGCTAAAGGAAAACTCTGAGAAACTTGAAAGCAAGGAATTAGTG GAGGAAATGAACAGAAACCGCAGCCGAAGAAGCAAAAGAAAGGCTGCACGATTAGCAAAAGTCAAAGAACACTTTGCTAAGAGGGAAGAAGAACAGAAACAAGGGACCAAGACCAAAGAAAGTGAAGGTATAGCAGACACCAGCATGCAGGAACATTCATCATTGCTGAAGAAGACACCATGCAGTTCCCTGTCACAACAAACTGCTCAAGCCCCAGCGTGTAACCAAATATCACCCTATCCAGCAGAGTATAGTGGAGATTCCACTGACATCGTCAACCAAGCTATAACACAAGATGAAGAAGACAACATAATTAACTCCAAGACTAATTTATCCACAGCAAACACAAATTTACCCCTGGAAGACTCCATCAGTTGTGATGAATCAATCGCGTGCTTGGCTTCTGAGGTCTTGGAAGACATCCAACAAAGTGAGTGCATTACTGACCAAACGGTTTCAATCAATCAGGCTGATCCTGTATGCCAAAATCCTGACTTGTCTAATAGCAAGAATGTTGAAAAAGCATGGAAGGAATTTGAGAAGGATGCTAAGCAAAGAATTAAAAGTTTGGCACTAAGCTCTCATGAGGACATGAATATTAGCGATGGGAAACCAAAAGAGGATGCGAGTTTGAAAACTAATTCAGAGCCTCAGCTGTGCTCCCATGGCTTCACATTTGGGACCATTGTAGCCCCACTTTATCATCAGGTTTTTAAAAACatggaaacagagagaaaaaaactctTTCCGAAAGCTTTAGATAGGTCATTTAGGAAACTAGAGGATGAGAGTCGAAGAGCGGTCACAGCCCCTGAGACCACCGACATTTGGCCAGAGTCTTGCATATCTACAAAACAGACAGTAGATGATATTAATGTTGGCATCTGCAAAGAATCAACAGAACAGAACTCACAACTTACAGTAAACCCAACCAAAAAACCTCTTCTGGAGCCAGATGAGagtaaacatgttaaaaacacagAAGCGTCTTACAATCAAAATGATTGTACCAGTAGTATTGGAGAACACCCAAGAGACGTCACATTTACCGAAACAAACCCTACAAAAGTTACATCCAGGCAGCCAGATCCTCCACTAGGAGAAGTTTCAACAGTGTGCACACTCACAGTCACACTAGCTTTGACTGAATGCTCTATCCAGGATGATCCTTGCCAAAGTCTGGAAAACTTATTTCCTCAACAAGGACCAGAACTTACAAATCAAACAATAGAGTCAGCTACTGACAGCCTACCTGAACAGATTCATCCATCATCACCCACAGCAGTTTTGGAAACTTCATCATGTTTGGATGATCAGAGGGCTTGTATAAAAACTGAAAAGTCACAGAATCAGGAGGACCCTACAATTATCCACACCAAAGAGGAGAATATATCCGAGCAAGCAGAATATTCAATCAACACTTCTTGCTTTCTAGCCCAAGGTCCAGAGGACCCCACAAGAAGCACTCTGAGTTACTCTGAGCCTGACTGCTGTGAGATGAGATCGAGCATTGAAAACCTTAAAGAACCCTCTCACTTAGCAATAGCAAAAGCTATGCCAATAGAACCATATACACAACTGGAGAACACACATATGAGCAATACTTTGGAGAGCTACCAGATGAATGAAAAGGAGGAACAAATACTCATGGGTTTTTCTACACAGACTTCAGAGACAGAGAGCTCCAACattattcattttgaagcagaacATAACACATCAGTGATTAAAGAGATGGAAGAAattcacaaaatgaaaaatgctgaaaGCCTGGAAGAGCAAGAGGGAAATGGAAATCGTATTAAGCAGATGGAGAAGCAGAAACAAGACAACAAGGAGAAAGACCAAGAACCAGAAGAACAAGATGGCGCAGAAGAAAAACATGAAAGTAATGGAGGAATAAATAGCATTGAAGATGAGTTGAAATACATAGATGATGAAGAGGACTTGGATGCAATGGCATCTGAGAAAGAAGAGAAACAACAAGCAGATGAAGATGATCTGCTTTCTCTTGAACAAGATTCAGAGGAACAGAAGCAGATCATTAGTACCAGCACTGTTGAATCATTACCACATCGTATTGACTTAAAAGATACAGAGTACTCTGAAAAAGAGCACATTCATGTCAACCTTGGTTTAGAGATCTGTGAGGAAACTGCTGCATCTTGGCGAGAATCATCTCAAAAGAGTGATATGGAACTCAGTGGAAGTATGCAAGCTATGGAGAATGATTGGAACCGttttgaatttattgataaaGAAGAGAATGTGTCCTATGAAGGTATGAAAAGTGACTGGAAAACTCTTGATGATGTAAACAATATGCTGGAAAACATGGAAAGCCTGGCGAAAGACAGAGATCTTGAAAACATTGAAGACAACACCTCGACAGAATCGCAGACAGATGACGAGATGGAGCTGTACCTGAACAGTCTGAAGAATTCACAACAGTCAGTATTCAGAGAAAGTGCAATGAGTGGGAGCTACTGCAAAAGACCCTCCTTGAGCAGAGGGAGGCCGTTAGCTATGCCTTCAATCTCTGAGTCTATGGACGAGGACCAGCTGAATAGTTCCCTAGAGGATTCAACAAATATGGAGTACAACATGGATCTGGAGAGAGCTACACTGCCCCTAGTGGATGGGAATGAACATGTCATTGGATGTAATGTCTTGTGGTGGAAAGAGTTTCTGTCCTATGACAATATGTTAAGAGTGACTGGATACACATTTTTGTTGGTAGTGTTTTTAGTCGCAGCATATTATTACGACTTCATTGCATGTTTTGCTCTGTATATTATTACAGTGTATTGGCTGTTTCGTCAAGGAGAGGAAGAACCACTGAAAACTTCTAGGAAAGGTGAAAGAGGATTGCAGTAA